Proteins encoded by one window of Chryseobacterium foetidum:
- a CDS encoding T9SS type A sorting domain-containing protein — MKRTTIFLICSMFISFLSLGQAPTTELFETESHQSTSFSDNDVTFNIISHNGLFRNYTATSQWGWSGTGGDYRFVDNSGSIPTTSSPSFSIKTTSNLFKVSRFWIFCGDLNTNPNTTGTLTVTGKLSGAIKFSNTKTADFAGSPGATNGYTLIDLTSFQSQNYSNIVIDELMITGGGNFRYLGLDAFTWVKDTNLVLAASEVKKDKTNHDIYPNPTSGPLTINTEKSGKFEIYSLSGSLLKTIETQKGENRTDISGFPDGVYILKSETTSQKIIKK, encoded by the coding sequence ATGAAAAGAACAACTATTTTCTTAATCTGTAGTATGTTCATCTCTTTTCTGTCATTGGGACAGGCACCCACTACAGAGCTTTTTGAAACTGAATCACATCAGAGTACAAGTTTTAGCGATAATGATGTTACCTTCAATATTATCTCTCATAACGGGCTTTTTCGTAACTACACCGCTACATCTCAATGGGGATGGAGTGGAACTGGCGGCGACTACCGGTTTGTAGATAATTCAGGAAGTATACCTACAACTTCATCACCGTCATTCAGCATCAAAACAACCTCAAATTTGTTTAAAGTAAGCCGTTTCTGGATTTTTTGCGGAGATCTTAATACAAATCCCAATACTACCGGAACGCTTACGGTAACGGGCAAACTGTCGGGTGCTATAAAATTTTCAAACACAAAAACTGCGGACTTTGCAGGCTCCCCCGGTGCAACAAATGGCTACACACTTATTGATCTGACCAGTTTTCAAAGTCAAAATTATTCAAATATTGTCATCGATGAGCTGATGATAACGGGTGGCGGAAATTTCAGATATTTGGGACTTGACGCTTTCACCTGGGTAAAAGATACCAATCTCGTGCTGGCTGCTTCTGAAGTGAAAAAGGACAAAACAAACCACGATATTTATCCAAATCCTACCTCAGGACCATTGACCATCAACACCGAAAAGAGTGGAAAATTTGAAATCTACAGTCTGTCAGGATCATTACTGAAAACTATTGAAACACAAAAAGGTGAGAACAGAACAGATATCTCCGGATTTCCAGACGGCGTATACATTCTGAAATCTGAAACCACATCTCAAAAGATTATAAAAAAATAA
- a CDS encoding phage tail protein, with protein sequence MEEMMATIKMFAGTYAPANFMFCDGSLLQIMQYQALFSLIGTTYGGDGVRTFALPNLNGRLPVGAGNSTTGKSVQLGEAAGNYQNTLTEANLPSFSGAIKVAKTNANSTTPSASSSIAITGTPNGRDFNPIPSYVDGNPDTLISGQSVFHQGQSAPVNNMPPYLGMNYIICVNGIYPPRP encoded by the coding sequence ATGGAAGAAATGATGGCAACAATCAAGATGTTCGCAGGAACCTATGCACCGGCAAACTTTATGTTTTGCGACGGATCTTTACTGCAAATCATGCAGTATCAGGCGCTGTTCTCACTGATTGGTACAACCTATGGAGGCGACGGCGTGAGAACTTTTGCATTGCCCAATCTAAACGGAAGATTACCCGTGGGAGCAGGAAATTCTACAACAGGAAAATCTGTACAGCTTGGAGAAGCAGCAGGAAATTATCAAAATACACTAACAGAAGCTAACTTACCAAGCTTCAGCGGAGCAATAAAAGTGGCAAAAACAAACGCCAATTCTACCACTCCATCGGCTTCATCTTCAATTGCAATCACCGGAACTCCGAACGGAAGAGATTTTAATCCTATCCCTAGTTATGTAGACGGAAATCCTGATACTTTAATCAGCGGACAATCTGTATTTCATCAGGGGCAAAGTGCGCCAGTGAATAACATGCCACCTTATCTGGGAATGAATTATATTATCTGTGTGAATGGAATTTATCCACCAAGACCTTAA
- a CDS encoding trans-aconitate methyltransferase — MDSSAEMLQKSLEFKNENLSFKQRTIEELYESNEKWGLIFSNAALQWSDDHGKLFPKLLSLLSENGQFAVQMPVQNENVLNRILIQLASEEPFKRQLNSFNRISPVLGIDEYAKMMFDSGLKDLNISVKVYPIVAKDAEELFQFISGSALIPYLERLDEVSEEMFTTEYKKRIAEKFEKFPAIYAFKRILMYGRK; from the coding sequence ATCGATTCGTCTGCTGAAATGCTTCAGAAATCTTTGGAATTTAAAAACGAAAATTTAAGTTTTAAACAAAGAACAATTGAAGAATTATACGAATCGAATGAAAAATGGGGTTTGATTTTCAGCAATGCAGCTCTGCAATGGTCTGATGATCACGGGAAATTATTTCCAAAATTGCTTTCTTTATTGAGTGAAAACGGTCAGTTTGCAGTACAAATGCCTGTGCAGAATGAGAATGTTTTAAACCGGATTTTAATTCAGTTGGCTTCGGAAGAACCTTTCAAGCGTCAATTAAATAGTTTTAACAGAATTTCTCCTGTCTTAGGTATTGATGAGTATGCAAAAATGATGTTTGATTCAGGCTTAAAAGATTTGAATATCTCCGTCAAAGTCTATCCGATTGTTGCCAAAGATGCTGAAGAGTTGTTTCAGTTTATTTCCGGTTCGGCTTTAATTCCCTATCTGGAAAGACTGGATGAGGTGTCGGAGGAAATGTTTACCACAGAATATAAAAAGCGGATCGCTGAAAAATTTGAAAAGTTTCCGGCCATTTATGCTTTCAAAAGAATATTGATGTACGGAAGAAAATAG
- a CDS encoding enoyl-CoA hydratase/isomerase family protein, giving the protein MSDFVTSEIKNNIAEITFGTAKSNALPGAILEKLAATILEEGAKIEVKAILVKSEGEKAFCAGASFDELLAIGELEASTKFFGGFAKVLNAMRNCGKIVIVRVQGKTTGGGVGLACGADYCFATKDSALALTEINLGIGPFVIGPYVERKIGKSQFSAMAIDADFRSAEWAEQHNIYHSVSETIAEMDSKLEKFLNTLSARSEDALALIKKVSWEGTEHFNELMPARIHMSASLILEDSAKKNIEAIKERLRAK; this is encoded by the coding sequence ATGAGCGATTTTGTAACATCAGAAATTAAAAACAATATTGCCGAAATCACTTTCGGAACTGCAAAAAGCAATGCTCTTCCGGGAGCGATTTTAGAAAAATTAGCTGCAACTATTCTTGAAGAGGGAGCGAAAATAGAAGTGAAAGCAATCTTGGTTAAAAGCGAGGGCGAAAAAGCGTTCTGTGCCGGAGCAAGTTTTGATGAACTTTTAGCCATCGGAGAACTTGAAGCTTCAACGAAGTTTTTCGGTGGTTTCGCCAAAGTTTTAAATGCAATGAGAAATTGTGGTAAGATCGTGATTGTAAGAGTTCAGGGGAAAACTACCGGTGGTGGAGTAGGCTTGGCTTGTGGTGCTGATTACTGTTTTGCAACTAAAGATTCTGCTCTGGCTTTGACGGAAATCAATTTAGGAATCGGACCTTTCGTTATTGGACCTTATGTAGAAAGAAAAATCGGGAAGTCTCAGTTTTCTGCCATGGCGATTGATGCAGATTTCAGATCTGCAGAATGGGCGGAACAGCACAATATTTACCACTCAGTTTCTGAAACAATTGCAGAAATGGATTCTAAATTAGAGAAATTCTTAAACACATTATCCGCCAGAAGCGAAGATGCTTTGGCTTTAATTAAAAAAGTTTCATGGGAAGGAACAGAGCATTTTAATGAATTGATGCCAGCCAGAATTCACATGAGTGCAAGTTTGATTCTGGAAGATTCTGCCAAGAAAAATATAGAAGCTATAAAAGAGAGATTAAGAGCTAAATAA
- a CDS encoding alpha/beta hydrolase, whose amino-acid sequence MIKKLLIFVSILFTFQFTAFAQTENVKPLTIGEIRTIKSEILKEDRTLNIYLPQNFDKTKSYPIIYLLDGSMNEDFIHVTGLVQFFSLMYAMPETIVVGIANIDRKRDFTFHTDLKDLQKDYPTTGHSDKFINFFEKELKPYIESQFKTTETYLFGQSLGGLLATEILLKKPEMFNNYFIISPSLWWDDESLLKQAPQLLSKIPDTKKFIYVSVGKGEHKVMVKDAQDLFETLKKTNKKNWTVEYKMMELDNHATILHRSLYEGLLKMFPYKEPK is encoded by the coding sequence ATGATTAAAAAACTCCTCATTTTCGTCAGTATTCTATTTACATTTCAATTCACGGCTTTCGCCCAGACTGAAAATGTAAAACCATTAACTATAGGAGAAATCAGAACAATAAAATCAGAAATTTTAAAAGAAGACAGAACACTAAACATATATCTTCCTCAAAATTTCGATAAAACAAAATCCTATCCGATTATCTATCTTTTGGATGGAAGTATGAACGAAGACTTTATCCATGTTACAGGATTGGTACAGTTTTTCAGTTTAATGTATGCAATGCCGGAAACCATCGTTGTCGGAATTGCTAATATTGATAGAAAAAGAGACTTTACTTTTCATACCGATTTAAAGGATTTACAGAAAGATTATCCAACCACGGGACACTCAGATAAATTCATCAATTTCTTTGAGAAAGAACTTAAACCTTATATCGAAAGTCAGTTTAAAACTACTGAAACTTATCTGTTCGGACAGTCTCTTGGCGGACTTTTAGCAACAGAAATTCTACTTAAAAAACCTGAAATGTTCAATAATTATTTTATCATCAGTCCGAGTTTATGGTGGGATGATGAAAGTCTTTTGAAACAGGCTCCTCAATTATTATCTAAAATTCCTGATACCAAGAAATTTATCTATGTCTCTGTAGGGAAAGGAGAGCATAAAGTGATGGTAAAAGATGCGCAGGATCTATTTGAAACTCTGAAAAAAACCAACAAGAAAAACTGGACGGTAGAATATAAAATGATGGAATTAGACAATCATGCAACGATTCTTCACAGAAGTTTGTACGAAGGTTTGCTGAAAATGTTTCCTTACAAAGAACCAAAGTAA
- the paaZ gene encoding phenylacetic acid degradation bifunctional protein PaaZ, with the protein MEKLKNYIHGEWIEGNGNGIPLYNAVTGEQVAISDTEGLNFEQALDFGRTVGYKNLSSMTFYDRGEMLKKVALYLLERKKKYYDLSYKTGATHADSWVDIEGGFGTFFTYSGLAKRMLPNTPFWVDGETQKISANGTFLGTHILTPSEGVSVQINAYNFPVWGMLEKLSTSLLAGVPSIVKPSPYGSYLTNAVFQDMIESGFLPEGALQLVCGEPGNILDYVQDGDSVLFTGSASTGRKLKSLPSVSGNSVRFNMEADSLNCSILGLDAKPGTPEFDLFIKEVRTEMTTKAGQKCTAIRRILVPENLIGDVQNALSKALDQTKIGNPLSRETRMGSLVGKQQYNEVLRKVDILKTENELIYDGKHELVDADYENGAFMSPKLFLNDAPFTKNISHDVEAFGPVSTLMPYKDAEEAAALAKRGKGSLVGSIVSHDEKFVAETSWKMASQHGRIFVLNRDNAKESTGHGSPLPTLMHGGPGRAGGGEEMGGLNGLHFFLQKTAIQGSPDILTAITKVYQQGAEKKYSDKHPFQKYFEEVEVGDSLETAGRTVTDADIVNFSNVSWDHFYAHTDATSLSGTIFDKTVAHGYFILSAAAGLFVSGKKGPVIANYGLENCSFFKPVYAGDTITVYLTAKEKINRGVKGRTIPSGVVKWLVEVVNQRDEVVCVATILTLVAKHSPFIDFKVQNIQKKLNALTENTKPVFGDFTPQLMVEHLEEVLRNGFGDLKPKDFDEIPEEKLEKLQDWLYTDKKIRPGAQYPLWKEGEVPQNKNKNLDAAKTQLVETLKEFTVYFKENPFAEHYNPRFGHLNKEMMELFQRKHFTHHFEQFGLV; encoded by the coding sequence ATGGAAAAGTTAAAAAACTATATCCACGGCGAATGGATCGAAGGCAACGGAAACGGAATTCCTTTATACAATGCCGTGACAGGAGAGCAGGTTGCTATTTCAGATACGGAAGGGCTGAATTTTGAACAGGCTTTGGATTTCGGAAGAACTGTAGGTTACAAAAATCTTTCATCCATGACGTTCTACGACCGTGGGGAAATGTTAAAAAAAGTAGCGCTTTACCTTTTAGAAAGAAAGAAAAAATATTACGATTTATCCTATAAAACAGGAGCAACTCACGCCGATTCATGGGTCGATATTGAGGGTGGTTTCGGTACTTTCTTCACGTATTCAGGTTTGGCAAAGAGAATGCTTCCGAATACGCCGTTTTGGGTTGATGGGGAAACTCAGAAAATTTCAGCTAACGGAACTTTCTTGGGAACTCACATTTTAACACCAAGTGAAGGGGTTTCTGTACAAATCAACGCCTACAATTTTCCGGTTTGGGGAATGTTGGAAAAGCTTTCCACTTCGTTGCTGGCGGGTGTTCCTTCAATTGTAAAGCCTTCGCCTTACGGTTCTTATTTGACGAATGCTGTTTTTCAGGATATGATTGAGAGTGGCTTTCTTCCGGAAGGTGCACTTCAGTTGGTTTGTGGCGAACCGGGAAATATTCTGGATTATGTTCAGGATGGAGATTCTGTATTATTTACAGGTTCTGCTTCGACAGGTAGAAAATTAAAATCTTTACCTTCGGTTTCAGGAAACTCCGTCCGTTTCAATATGGAAGCTGATTCTTTGAACTGTTCGATTCTTGGTTTGGATGCAAAACCGGGAACGCCTGAATTCGACTTGTTCATCAAAGAAGTTCGTACAGAAATGACAACGAAAGCCGGACAGAAATGTACCGCGATTAGAAGAATTCTGGTTCCCGAAAACTTGATAGGTGATGTTCAGAATGCTTTGTCTAAAGCTTTAGACCAGACAAAAATCGGAAATCCATTAAGCAGGGAAACGAGAATGGGATCTTTGGTTGGAAAACAGCAGTACAACGAAGTTTTAAGAAAAGTCGACATTCTGAAAACTGAAAATGAACTGATTTACGATGGAAAACATGAATTGGTAGATGCTGATTACGAAAATGGTGCATTTATGTCTCCAAAATTATTCTTAAATGATGCTCCATTCACAAAAAATATATCTCATGATGTCGAAGCTTTCGGTCCGGTTTCTACGTTGATGCCTTACAAAGATGCGGAAGAAGCTGCTGCTTTGGCAAAAAGAGGAAAAGGAAGTTTGGTAGGTTCAATTGTTTCTCACGATGAGAAATTTGTTGCTGAAACTTCATGGAAAATGGCTTCTCAACATGGAAGAATTTTCGTTCTAAACAGAGACAATGCAAAAGAAAGCACAGGTCACGGTTCTCCGCTTCCAACTTTGATGCACGGTGGTCCCGGAAGAGCGGGTGGCGGCGAGGAAATGGGTGGACTGAACGGTCTTCATTTCTTCCTTCAGAAAACAGCGATTCAAGGTTCTCCGGATATTTTAACGGCAATTACAAAAGTATATCAGCAGGGTGCTGAGAAAAAATATTCAGACAAACATCCATTCCAGAAATATTTTGAGGAAGTTGAGGTTGGAGATTCTTTGGAAACAGCAGGAAGAACGGTTACCGATGCAGATATCGTGAATTTCTCGAATGTTTCGTGGGATCATTTTTATGCACACACAGACGCAACCAGTTTGTCAGGAACTATTTTCGATAAAACGGTGGCTCACGGATATTTCATTCTTTCTGCAGCAGCCGGATTGTTTGTTTCAGGGAAAAAAGGACCCGTTATCGCCAATTATGGACTGGAAAACTGTTCGTTCTTCAAGCCGGTTTATGCTGGAGATACGATTACGGTTTATTTAACGGCTAAAGAGAAAATTAATCGTGGCGTTAAAGGAAGAACTATTCCTTCAGGCGTTGTTAAATGGTTGGTTGAAGTGGTTAACCAAAGGGATGAGGTAGTTTGTGTTGCTACAATTTTAACATTGGTGGCAAAACATTCTCCATTTATTGATTTTAAAGTTCAGAATATTCAGAAAAAATTAAATGCTTTAACTGAAAATACGAAACCTGTTTTTGGAGATTTTACACCACAATTGATGGTTGAGCATTTGGAAGAGGTTCTGAGAAACGGTTTTGGTGATTTAAAGCCGAAAGATTTTGATGAAATTCCGGAAGAAAAATTAGAAAAACTTCAGGATTGGCTGTACACCGACAAAAAAATCCGTCCGGGAGCACAATATCCTTTATGGAAAGAAGGTGAAGTTCCTCAGAATAAAAATAAAAATCTGGACGCAGCTAAAACTCAGTTAGTAGAGACGCTAAAAGAGTTTACCGTTTATTTCAAGGAAAATCCTTTTGCGGAACATTACAATCCGAGATTCGGGCATTTGAATAAAGAAATGATGGAGCTTTTCCAGAGAAAGCATTTTACGCATCATTTTGAGCAGTTTGGGTTGGTTTAA